From the Hemicordylus capensis ecotype Gifberg chromosome 1, rHemCap1.1.pri, whole genome shotgun sequence genome, the window GGACACACACATCAATCTACTGCAACATGTTTTTCCCTCCAACATCACTTGCACACTCGTACATAAAAGAATCTGGtaataaacaagcaataataataataaacaagcaaTAACCTGAGAAGGAATGCTCACGGTGATTCACACAGATATACACATTATTTATTTTCTCTCCACTCAGTTAATGTATGGCTAATAGTTGCTGAATATGTGAAGcgacttttaaaaagcactgcatTTGAGACATTAAAGTTCAGTTCCTAGCACTAGAAGtcgattcacacatgcaagttatTACTCGAtgctgcagtcatcaagtgaACAACATACACGTGTGAAGCAATCCCGAGACCAAAGAAGTCTGAACAGAATTACTCGTCTCAGCCCGATCTTATGAAGCATAAGATCTGGAGCACTGGAGATTCTTTAGAAGTGCAAGGATTGGAACGACAGCCTAAAAAagcagtttttgttttttccctttCCTCATTTTAAAACCAGAAAACTGAACAAAGCacgacttacttctgagtaaccatATTTCCAAATAGGCTCATGGGCGGCCCACAGGCTTACAAGAATTAGAACCGGGACCTCAGTATTCCACCTTTTGCGTACACACATACAAAAAGAAAATCCACCATGCCCTCGTCTCGCGCCCTCCCCCCGGCTgctggctcctcctcctgcccctcccaTCCCTCTTCTCGCACCGTGCCTCCCGCCCTACCATTTGAAAGCGCAGGGTCCGGTGACGTCGGAGCACCCGGAAGTTATTATAATACCTTCCGGGTCCTGTAGCGTTGCAGCCTCTCTGCGCTTTCAAAAAGGCAAGGCGGGAGGCTATGGGTCGTCTAAGTCGGGTCCATGCCATGGAAAGTGCGATGGAGTGAGTGTATCTTGCAGTCTCTCTTGCCTTGGCCCCCGCACGCGTCGGGGAGGGTCAGGAATTCCCCGTCCCGCTCCCTGTAACTTGCGAGGAGAGGAGACTGTCGGGCaggcttcccttttgcaagcccTCGAAGGCGGGTCCTCCTGGGCAACGAAGAGAGCCTTCCGGCAAGTGGACTCCGTTTTTCCAGCCCGCCGTGCCCTTTTCAGCCCCGCAGGGGGCAGCCGGACGGGCTTTCTAAGGGGTAAGCAGAGAAGGAGGGCAGTGGCACTTCGCCTTGCACTGCCCCTGTTCTTGCCCGTCTGTCCGAGCCCCATTGGAGAGAGGGTGGGAAGAGGTGAGCAGTGGAGCAGGAGGCATTGGAAAGCCCTGGCAAAGAGCCTTGCTTTTACTCTCGCTCGCCTAAGCACTGGAAAGTAATGGCGGCGACGGCCCTGTGCAGGCGCATCCCGGGCTTGCTTCCTCGGAGGTAAACCTTGCTGAATTCGGTGGGGTTTGCTCATGGGTGCATGAAATCGCGTCCAAAGCCTAAGTGCTGCACGGAGAAGCGTCTAAGAGACGCGCGTCCCGCAGCTCCCCCAGAGCAGTCGCAAACCAAGGGCTGGAGTATGGACCTGGACCCTTAAAGGGCGGCGCAAGGAGCCGTGTGGCTTTCTCGAGTCGGCGGCTCGTAtttcatctctggagttctgtcTGTGATGCTGCCAGGACAGCCGAATGGCAGCCAGGTTCGCAGGAACTGAGCTGCTAAATGGTGGGGTAGGGGCGTGGGCAAACAGCAGGATCGTCCCTGTCAGAAATGCTTCTTTCCTTTgactggattgattgattaagtgccgtcaggtcGGCGTCAacgcttagtgaccacatagattgattctctccaggatggtctctcagtggtgcattcagtgcTGTCGTTCCTTTAGGCTCCAAGAAACTGTGTGGATGGCTTTAGGAAACAAGAACACTATAGTGGGGcttcaagcagtgttccctctaacagggagtcccagatgttgttgactaccaactcccagaatacccaagcaaaagccattgcagctggggattctgggagttgtagtcaacaacatctgggacttcctgttagagggaacactggcttcaAGGGTTAACTTTAAAGTCCAGGATCTGCACTGGAGCTTGTTCCTAACACAAAGATAAGCTGTGGAAAACACAAAGAAATGTTAACTAGCGGAACCCACacggagcatctgtgcgctaggactctgtttattttatttatttatatattttcacatttatatcctgctcttcctccaaggagcccagagcggtgtactacatacttaagtttctcctcacaacaaccctgtgaagtaggttaggctgagagagaagtgactggcccagagtcacccagctaatttcatggctgaatggggatttgaacttgggtctccctggtcctagtccagcactctaaccactacaccatgctggttccactacaccatgctgttgcTCTATTTGCCCTTTGCCAcagccctgctttattgctcattgTCGGCCACCCATtttccctgcccccccaccccctactcttctctatctgcatatggaatccccactgcttctgctctgttacctctgattggtgaagcactgtgtgggcagggcttgccaccagtgttccctctaacaaggattcccggatgttgactacaactcccgaaatccccagctgcagtgacttgcttggggattatgggagttgtagtcaacaactgggaatccctattGGGGCAACAATGCTTGTCACATACGTCCTTAGCCTGATAGACAGATAGTGTCACCAAGCATGTGCAAAAAACACCTCTCATGGCAACATAGCAGGTTAGCTGTAGGATGAGTTTATGTAAGCAAGATACTACTTTGTCAGGTGCCTGAGCCACAAAAACACCTACCATAATACATATGTGGATTTTTAAGATGGGTCCACAGGGCTCTGCATGGCTTTTGTTACAACAAACTAACATGAGTATGGGTAGAGTGCTTCTCGCAATCCCCATTAGAGTgaagcatattggggcaaaaaaacccttcacattaggcatgtgcccgaaacgtttcggaggccattgtaaaggcctccgaaatgtttcggtgcTGGGGCGGTACACTTCcagggaacggggcggcagggaggaacgctgctgccccaaggggcttaaagtttacagagcgccagcgggggaagtgtggcg encodes:
- the LOC128339438 gene encoding uncharacterized protein LOC128339438; this translates as MALLRFFFRKGGGPLKGKVTAQLLFGAQVCSVAASLRFQKGKAGGYGSSKSGPCHGKCDGVSVSCSLSCLGPRTRRGGSGIPRPAPCNLRGEETVGQASLLQALEGGSSWATKRAFRQVDSVFPARRALFSPAGGSRTGFLRAGHGDESQALRGRTLERSHESSDHGNGGGGLAQPREQPSNGSGGEMVVAAAAAARPSPGR